From a region of the Salinispira pacifica genome:
- the sufC gene encoding Fe-S cluster assembly ATPase SufC, whose protein sequence is MKLEIKELHASVEGKEILKGLNLTIQTGEIHAIMGPNGAGKSTLSHVIMGNPKYEVTAGQVLLDGEDVLEMDVDERARKGLFMAFQYPVEIPGITVGRFLKRATEIQDEAEDGQKARTFVKDLRANMKFLDMDQQFINRYLNEGFSGGEKKRMEILQMLMLKPAFGILDETDSGLDIDALKVVAKGVNQLRGDDFGSIIITHYQRILNHIKPDYVHILFDGRIVTSGGEDLVEALEEKGYDWVREQYGIPEEAVNEQ, encoded by the coding sequence ATGAAACTTGAAATTAAAGAACTTCACGCAAGTGTTGAAGGAAAAGAAATACTGAAGGGTCTGAATCTCACAATTCAGACCGGAGAAATTCATGCGATTATGGGACCCAACGGTGCAGGAAAGAGCACTCTGAGCCATGTGATCATGGGAAATCCCAAGTATGAGGTGACCGCCGGCCAGGTCCTGCTTGACGGGGAGGATGTTCTGGAGATGGATGTGGATGAACGTGCCCGGAAGGGACTGTTCATGGCATTCCAGTATCCTGTGGAAATTCCCGGCATCACTGTAGGCCGGTTTTTGAAGCGTGCCACGGAAATCCAGGATGAGGCAGAAGACGGACAGAAAGCCCGGACCTTTGTTAAGGATCTCAGGGCCAATATGAAGTTCCTGGACATGGATCAGCAGTTTATTAACCGTTACCTCAATGAGGGCTTCTCCGGAGGCGAAAAGAAGCGGATGGAAATTCTTCAGATGCTTATGCTCAAGCCCGCCTTCGGAATCCTGGATGAAACCGACTCGGGTCTGGATATTGATGCACTGAAAGTTGTGGCCAAGGGTGTGAATCAGCTCAGGGGCGACGACTTCGGGTCCATCATTATTACCCATTACCAGCGTATACTGAATCATATCAAGCCTGATTACGTGCACATCCTTTTCGACGGACGCATCGTAACCTCAGGCGGTGAAGACCTGGTGGAAGCCCTTGAGGAAAAGGGCTACGACTGGGTTCGGGAGCAGTACGGTATACCGGAGGAGGCCGTAAATGAGCAGTGA
- a CDS encoding metal-sulfur cluster assembly factor, with product MAASKGDILESLRKVLDPEIGINIVDLGLIYRIEFTDDSTEIDFTLTSPGCPLADTIEADMRGVLAQDHGLEDVKMQVVWNPPWNLEFMSEEARLELGYPI from the coding sequence ATGGCTGCAAGCAAAGGCGATATTCTCGAATCCTTGAGAAAAGTACTGGACCCGGAGATCGGGATAAATATTGTGGATCTGGGGCTGATATACCGGATCGAGTTCACGGATGACAGCACAGAGATCGATTTTACCCTCACGTCACCCGGTTGTCCCCTTGCGGACACCATCGAGGCTGATATGCGGGGCGTTCTCGCCCAGGATCACGGGCTGGAAGATGTGAAAATGCAGGTGGTGTGGAATCCCCCCTGGAACCTGGAGTTCATGAGCGAAGAAGCCCGCCTTGAGCTGGGATATCCTATTTAG
- the sufD gene encoding Fe-S cluster assembly protein SufD → MTQYIQDLKDHEKIREYRNSVLPLFKNSHWPATDEEEWRRTDISVFDLDDLGHPDAELRENTSAEIKSGGIRRLNDLLNEGGDSLPDAVLNRVFAALERLRDDSPNKLSLWNLLLSEDIFVLHVPKETESQELHELCWHSLGEDVSRHATVVVIAEQMSKARMALRFKGMGGHLQNVSAVYLVDDGADLGVSVLQESSDEVVAFYQAYGNVGRDAKLFHFEGILGGGFVKNRVEFALEGDGSDLNLDGIYFADDEQHIDMRTVQHHKGEHASSRTYYKGAIRDEAETVFQGLIDVNHEAKGTDAYLTNNNLVLNDGAHADSIPSLNINTDDVKCSHGSTTGRIDEEQIYYLRCRGFSREEAREMLILGYFEDLITGLPEKMQDDVRQQIHRRLKGRL, encoded by the coding sequence GTGACACAGTACATACAGGATCTTAAGGATCATGAAAAAATCCGGGAGTACAGAAACAGCGTGCTCCCCCTCTTTAAAAACAGCCATTGGCCCGCCACTGATGAAGAGGAGTGGCGCAGAACCGATATCTCCGTCTTCGATCTGGACGACCTGGGTCATCCCGACGCCGAACTCCGGGAGAACACCTCCGCAGAAATCAAAAGCGGAGGTATCCGCCGCCTCAACGATCTTCTCAATGAAGGGGGCGATTCCCTTCCTGATGCGGTTCTCAACAGGGTGTTCGCAGCACTGGAGCGGCTCCGGGACGACTCTCCCAACAAGCTCTCTCTGTGGAATCTCCTCCTTTCCGAGGATATTTTTGTACTCCATGTTCCCAAAGAGACAGAATCCCAAGAGCTTCACGAACTGTGCTGGCATTCTCTTGGCGAGGATGTGAGCAGACATGCCACGGTGGTGGTGATTGCCGAGCAGATGAGCAAAGCCCGCATGGCCTTGAGGTTCAAGGGAATGGGGGGGCATCTTCAGAATGTGTCCGCCGTATACCTGGTGGACGATGGAGCCGATCTGGGGGTAAGTGTCCTGCAGGAAAGCAGCGATGAAGTTGTGGCATTTTACCAGGCCTACGGAAACGTGGGCAGGGATGCGAAGCTTTTTCATTTTGAAGGAATTCTCGGCGGCGGTTTTGTGAAAAACCGGGTGGAGTTTGCCCTTGAGGGGGACGGAAGCGACCTGAATCTGGACGGTATCTATTTCGCCGATGATGAACAGCACATCGATATGCGTACCGTACAGCATCATAAAGGCGAGCATGCATCCAGCCGCACATACTACAAGGGTGCCATCCGGGATGAGGCGGAAACGGTGTTTCAGGGGCTCATAGACGTGAATCATGAAGCCAAGGGAACCGACGCCTACCTCACCAATAATAATCTCGTGCTGAATGACGGAGCACACGCCGACAGTATTCCCAGTCTCAATATCAACACCGATGACGTGAAATGCTCCCACGGTTCAACCACCGGACGCATCGATGAGGAACAGATCTATTATCTCCGATGCCGGGGGTTCTCAAGAGAAGAAGCCCGTGAAATGCTGATTCTCGGGTATTTTGAGGATCTGATCACCGGTCTCCCGGAAAAAATGCAGGATGATGTCCGTCAGCAGATACACCGCAGGCTGAAAGGCCGGCTGTAA
- a CDS encoding NAD(P)H-dependent oxidoreductase, with protein sequence MKAETKILSVLAHPDPESYCAALHGEFTRAAEAVSIDLYGDNFDPRMELSELQRHIPIDEPAREYVKQLSSADHLAVFFPDWWGAEPAIFKGWLDRILRPGVAYDRNEGRNPGMSSSSDTHGLLDGMGFTVVITSDSDPARSPETRDIYRQRYIAGIGEFCGFHSAELRFLGPVRTSRLKQRKLWLQDIRQLGLRLSGKAEAGETEAGNTVNRD encoded by the coding sequence ATGAAAGCAGAAACAAAGATCCTCAGCGTTTTGGCACACCCCGATCCGGAAAGCTACTGCGCCGCACTGCATGGGGAATTTACCCGGGCGGCAGAAGCAGTAAGCATTGACCTGTATGGGGACAATTTCGACCCCCGCATGGAGCTCAGCGAGCTTCAGCGGCATATCCCCATAGACGAGCCGGCAAGAGAGTACGTCAAGCAGCTGTCATCTGCAGATCACCTTGCAGTCTTCTTCCCCGACTGGTGGGGAGCGGAACCGGCCATTTTCAAGGGATGGCTGGACAGAATTCTCCGCCCCGGTGTTGCCTATGACCGGAATGAGGGGCGGAACCCGGGAATGAGCAGTTCATCGGACACCCACGGTCTGCTGGATGGAATGGGGTTTACTGTTGTCATTACCAGTGACAGCGACCCCGCCCGGAGCCCGGAAACCCGGGATATCTACCGGCAGCGCTATATTGCCGGCATTGGGGAATTCTGCGGCTTTCACAGCGCAGAACTCAGGTTTCTCGGACCTGTAAGAACGTCCAGGCTGAAGCAGCGGAAGCTGTGGCTTCAGGATATCCGGCAGCTGGGTCTCCGCCTCTCCGGAAAAGCAGAAGCCGGGGAAACGGAGGCCGGAAATACAGTGAACAGAGACTGA
- a CDS encoding Rieske 2Fe-2S domain-containing protein, producing MGLLSKKKKGSWVEVAELDSFRTSKEVKVGRHVYTIYKLEDGVYCTQGSCSHEYSPLVEGIVMKDKVFCEKHGSRFNIKTGEVIDYPATQNLKTYEVKVEEGKVFIKP from the coding sequence ATGGGTTTACTATCGAAAAAGAAGAAAGGCAGCTGGGTGGAGGTGGCGGAGCTGGACAGCTTCAGAACTTCCAAGGAAGTGAAGGTGGGCAGGCATGTGTATACCATTTACAAACTTGAAGATGGAGTGTACTGCACCCAGGGCTCCTGTTCCCACGAATACAGCCCGCTGGTTGAGGGGATTGTAATGAAGGATAAGGTGTTTTGCGAAAAACACGGCAGCCGCTTCAATATTAAAACGGGAGAAGTGATCGATTATCCGGCCACCCAGAACCTGAAAACCTACGAAGTGAAGGTGGAAGAGGGGAAGGTGTTTATTAAACCCTGA
- the cdd gene encoding cytidine deaminase gives MAVHDFSEELIQQGIELAQTKNSETYSPYSHFAVSAALYLNDRGLFVPGVNIENRSFGGTICAERAALASAISNFGSKDFGFLVLYTEHEPLTPPCGICRQVLAEFCGPEFPVIMVNHKGQRRDMLFSELFPLPFDEF, from the coding sequence ATGGCCGTACATGATTTCAGCGAAGAATTAATCCAGCAGGGCATTGAATTGGCGCAGACCAAAAACAGCGAGACATACTCCCCGTATTCCCATTTTGCCGTGTCTGCAGCCCTCTATTTGAATGACCGGGGGCTTTTTGTTCCCGGTGTGAATATCGAAAACCGCAGTTTCGGCGGAACCATCTGTGCCGAACGGGCAGCCCTTGCGTCGGCAATCAGCAATTTCGGAAGCAAAGATTTTGGTTTTCTGGTGCTGTATACCGAGCATGAACCCCTGACCCCTCCCTGCGGTATCTGCCGTCAGGTACTGGCGGAATTCTGCGGGCCGGAATTCCCGGTGATTATGGTGAATCATAAGGGGCAGCGCCGTGACATGCTCTTCAGCGAACTGTTCCCTCTGCCGTTTGATGAATTTTAA
- a CDS encoding cation:proton antiporter encodes MRRTHKLIFLFCMLIFLPALLFASQENGGGHAEMSLTHQMTQLVIQLAVILFATWIGGKLAQKIRLPGVIGQLLMGILIGPFLLGGLGFPGFPQGLFPVLEGTIPVSPLVYSLSSLAAIILLFIAGLETDLPLFLKYAGKGSVVGLGGVLFSFASGAWLSTFFTGYDFFHPISLFMGTLSVATSVGITASILSDQRKMDSPEGVVILSAAVIDDVLGIIILAIVLGLAAILPSTGDGGSGSIDWGEIVWVGVKAVGVWLVFTILGLVFARKLGRFLKQTFKDQSLVTVMAFALALLMAGIFESAGLSMIIGAYVVGLTLSNTDLAFVIQSRLKTLHDFFVPVFFAVSGMMVNLEAIANGRVLAFGLLFTLVAVIAKLIGSGGPALLLNFNLLGASRIGLGMVPRGEVALIMAGIGMSSGIINQEQFGIALLMTIISTIAAPPALNQLLKIRSSGQKVEEGGGEKTETSFSFQSPEFAQLIISTFTSEMEKEGFFINSMEHGEEVIQMRKDDVFISLYIGEDGEATFLSDEKDVNLFKTALYESLLSVNKAAGALKKVFKPDEMAKSISSGSTGGAFNIIPYTSPDFVIRNLRAHNKQEVIEEMLYLADAHELLDDGEIVKHDVLEREKSMTTGMANGIAIPHAKTEGVSSMHFLIGLKPDGIDFQSLDGEPSTIFIMILTPKQGHGPHIQLMSSITGLLNRSEVREAILKAETSYEVLRILQRAQEENQAQSQKKSRN; translated from the coding sequence ATGAGACGCACACATAAATTGATATTCCTGTTTTGTATGTTGATATTCCTGCCGGCCCTTCTGTTCGCCTCCCAGGAAAACGGAGGCGGTCATGCTGAGATGAGCCTGACCCATCAGATGACACAGCTGGTAATTCAACTGGCAGTGATCCTTTTCGCGACATGGATCGGAGGCAAACTGGCTCAGAAAATCAGGCTGCCGGGGGTTATCGGACAGCTTCTTATGGGAATACTCATCGGTCCGTTTCTGCTGGGAGGGCTTGGATTTCCCGGTTTTCCCCAGGGCCTTTTTCCGGTCCTTGAAGGCACCATCCCTGTAAGCCCGCTGGTCTACAGCCTGTCCAGTCTGGCGGCAATTATCCTCCTGTTTATTGCCGGGCTGGAAACCGACCTCCCTCTGTTTCTTAAATATGCGGGAAAAGGTTCGGTTGTGGGCTTGGGCGGAGTCCTGTTCAGCTTTGCCAGCGGAGCATGGCTGAGCACCTTTTTTACCGGCTATGATTTTTTCCACCCCATCAGTCTGTTCATGGGTACCCTCAGCGTGGCCACGTCGGTGGGCATCACCGCGAGTATTCTCTCGGACCAACGGAAGATGGACTCCCCCGAAGGGGTGGTTATTCTCTCGGCGGCGGTAATCGATGATGTTCTGGGTATTATTATCCTTGCCATTGTTCTGGGGCTGGCAGCCATCCTTCCCAGCACCGGGGATGGAGGATCCGGATCAATCGACTGGGGTGAAATCGTCTGGGTTGGAGTAAAAGCCGTGGGGGTATGGCTGGTTTTCACCATTCTCGGGCTGGTATTTGCCCGGAAGCTCGGGAGGTTTCTCAAGCAGACCTTCAAAGATCAGAGCCTTGTTACGGTGATGGCATTTGCCCTTGCCCTGCTGATGGCGGGAATCTTCGAGAGCGCAGGTCTTTCCATGATTATCGGTGCATATGTGGTGGGGCTGACGCTCTCCAACACCGATCTGGCATTTGTGATCCAGAGCCGGCTGAAAACCCTTCACGATTTTTTTGTTCCGGTGTTTTTTGCAGTAAGCGGCATGATGGTGAACCTTGAAGCAATTGCCAACGGCAGGGTGCTGGCCTTCGGACTGCTGTTCACCCTTGTTGCCGTCATCGCCAAACTGATAGGAAGCGGCGGACCGGCGCTGCTGCTGAATTTCAATCTTTTGGGGGCATCCCGCATCGGGCTGGGAATGGTTCCCCGGGGAGAGGTTGCCCTGATCATGGCGGGCATCGGGATGAGTTCCGGCATTATCAATCAGGAGCAGTTCGGCATTGCCCTCCTGATGACGATCATCTCCACCATTGCAGCACCCCCCGCATTGAATCAGCTTCTGAAAATCCGCAGCAGCGGACAGAAGGTGGAAGAAGGGGGCGGGGAAAAGACCGAGACATCATTCTCCTTCCAGAGTCCGGAGTTTGCCCAGCTGATTATCAGCACCTTTACCTCGGAGATGGAAAAAGAGGGATTCTTCATCAACAGCATGGAACACGGCGAAGAAGTGATCCAGATGCGGAAAGACGATGTTTTTATCTCCCTCTACATTGGAGAGGACGGCGAGGCGACCTTTCTTTCAGACGAAAAAGATGTGAATCTTTTCAAGACCGCCCTCTATGAGAGCCTGCTCTCGGTCAACAAAGCCGCAGGAGCTCTGAAAAAGGTGTTCAAGCCCGATGAGATGGCCAAAAGCATCAGCAGCGGCAGTACCGGCGGGGCGTTCAATATTATCCCCTACACTTCCCCGGATTTTGTGATCAGGAATTTGCGGGCTCACAATAAGCAGGAGGTGATAGAGGAAATGCTGTATCTTGCGGATGCGCATGAGCTGCTGGATGACGGTGAGATTGTGAAGCATGATGTACTGGAGAGGGAAAAAAGCATGACCACAGGGATGGCCAACGGTATCGCCATCCCCCACGCCAAGACCGAAGGGGTGAGTTCCATGCATTTTCTTATCGGGCTGAAACCCGACGGTATTGATTTCCAGTCTCTGGACGGCGAACCCAGCACCATTTTCATCATGATCCTCACCCCCAAGCAGGGGCACGGGCCCCATATTCAGCTGATGTCCAGCATCACCGGCCTTTTGAACCGCAGTGAAGTGAGGGAAGCCATTTTGAAAGCGGAAACAAGTTATGAGGTTCTCAGAATTTTACAGCGGGCCCAGGAAGAGAATCAGGCGCAGAGCCAGAAAAAGTCCAGGAACTGA
- a CDS encoding L-threonylcarbamoyladenylate synthase encodes METLELSTRSRDITTAASLLQNRGLVVFPTETVYGLGADAESAEAVEKVFTAKNRPRDNPLIVHVSDIEMARRYAEALSEVEAGLLAAFSPGPFTLIVNRNPDRGGAAAAGHATLGLRIPDSPAALDLIRCLGRGIAAPSANRSGRPSPTNFSMAWGEMSGRVDAVIHGPPCDRGLESTIIRCTPGRVEILRPGSVTLTMLEAALVEMGSDLPVVSSGGKHAPATPGTRYRHYAPSARIALFGNSEELAAALDALKNDKDSTAASGVP; translated from the coding sequence ATGGAAACTCTTGAACTGAGTACCCGCTCAAGGGATATTACAACAGCGGCTTCTCTTTTGCAAAATCGGGGGCTGGTGGTGTTTCCAACCGAGACCGTGTACGGACTGGGTGCGGATGCAGAAAGCGCAGAGGCTGTGGAAAAGGTTTTTACCGCAAAGAACCGCCCCAGAGATAATCCGCTGATTGTACATGTTTCGGATATTGAGATGGCCCGCCGCTACGCAGAGGCTCTCTCCGAAGTGGAGGCCGGGCTCCTGGCTGCATTTTCCCCCGGTCCGTTCACCCTCATTGTGAACCGGAATCCGGACAGGGGCGGGGCGGCTGCCGCAGGGCACGCCACACTGGGGCTCAGAATCCCCGACTCCCCGGCGGCTCTCGATCTCATCCGCTGTCTGGGCCGGGGAATCGCCGCCCCTTCGGCCAACCGCTCGGGCCGCCCCAGCCCCACGAATTTTTCCATGGCTTGGGGTGAGATGTCCGGGAGAGTGGATGCGGTGATTCACGGTCCGCCCTGTGACCGGGGCCTTGAATCCACGATTATCCGCTGCACTCCCGGGAGGGTGGAAATACTCCGTCCGGGCTCGGTTACCCTGACCATGCTGGAAGCCGCCCTGGTGGAGATGGGCAGTGATCTGCCGGTGGTTTCCTCCGGGGGAAAGCATGCTCCCGCCACTCCCGGCACCCGATATCGCCACTATGCTCCTTCCGCCCGCATCGCATTATTCGGAAATTCTGAGGAGCTGGCGGCGGCGCTGGATGCGTTGAAAAATGACAAAGACTCGACGGCTGCTTCGGGGGTGCCATGA
- the topA gene encoding type I DNA topoisomerase, protein MEEEKYLVIVESPTKARTISRFLPKNFIVEASIGHVRDLPQTASDVPKKYKGLDWARLGIDVEHEFAPLYITPKGKGKIINELKRKMKEADAVYLATDEDREGESISWHLVQVLKPEKKKVAVKRMVFHEITKKAISAALEDTRDIDMNLVKAQETRRILDRLYGFTLSPLIWKKIAYGLSAGRVQSPGLRMIVERERERIAFRKAVYWDIKARLSAPDTKSPDQFDAKLISYKDTRLASGKDFNSITGELLEGRNVLVMDETSARKLEGDIKTAEWKIIDVSEKETTSRPSVPFITSTLQQEGNRKLNLTARETMRTAQKLYEEGLITYMRTDSPTLSSEAISGARDTVESLYGKEYLSDKPRQYSSKDESAQEAHEAIRPAGSQFTHPDETGLSGKEKALYEIIWKRTLATQMADAKKSSTTVKIQAGDAVFQANGTKILFPGFLKLYVEGKDDPDAKKEDREVILPDVKEGMGCELHETESLYHETKPPARYTEASLIQNLEKQGIGRPSTYSSIISTLFDRGYIRKIANALAPTFTGMGVIQFLENNFHYLIEYGFSSEMESTLDSIASGNMDRLQYLKDFYSGKNGIRTRVDQREDDIKPEESRVINLPQADKDVEIRIGRFGPYIIAKDSDGNKINASIPEEIAPADLTKEDIDEIIELQIKGPEPLGEDPDSGEPVYCLIGRYGPYVQLGQVTEEVPKPKRAGIPKGRSPRDVTLEEALKYLSLPRTLGEHPESGKEVVANVGRFGPFVVHDGDFRSLKKDDDVYSIELPRALEILAEEKSRGRQRSKLIRELGEFDKKKVALYDGKYGPYIKYGSKNISLPDEKKTDEALKELTIEEAGKIIKKK, encoded by the coding sequence ATGGAAGAAGAAAAATATCTGGTAATCGTCGAGTCACCGACGAAAGCCCGGACAATCAGCCGATTTTTACCGAAAAACTTTATCGTGGAAGCCAGCATCGGACATGTCCGTGACCTTCCTCAAACCGCCTCGGATGTACCCAAGAAATATAAAGGCCTGGACTGGGCCCGGCTGGGCATCGATGTGGAACACGAGTTTGCCCCCCTTTATATCACCCCCAAAGGTAAGGGAAAAATTATCAATGAACTGAAACGGAAGATGAAGGAAGCCGACGCCGTATATCTTGCCACCGATGAAGACCGTGAAGGGGAAAGCATCAGCTGGCATCTGGTTCAGGTTCTGAAGCCGGAGAAAAAGAAGGTTGCGGTGAAGCGGATGGTATTTCACGAAATTACCAAAAAAGCCATAAGCGCCGCCCTGGAGGACACCCGGGACATCGATATGAACCTGGTGAAAGCCCAGGAGACCCGGCGTATTCTGGATCGGCTTTACGGCTTCACCCTCTCGCCCCTGATCTGGAAGAAAATCGCATACGGCCTGTCCGCAGGAAGGGTACAGAGCCCCGGTCTTCGGATGATTGTTGAGCGGGAGCGGGAACGAATTGCCTTCAGGAAGGCCGTGTATTGGGACATTAAGGCACGGCTCAGCGCCCCGGACACCAAGTCCCCGGATCAGTTTGACGCAAAGCTTATCAGCTATAAAGACACCCGTCTGGCCAGCGGCAAGGACTTTAACTCCATTACCGGTGAGCTCCTGGAAGGCCGAAATGTTCTGGTTATGGATGAAACATCCGCCCGGAAGCTGGAAGGTGATATTAAAACCGCCGAATGGAAGATCATCGATGTAAGTGAAAAAGAGACTACCAGCCGCCCTTCGGTTCCATTTATTACATCGACCCTTCAGCAGGAGGGAAACCGGAAACTGAATCTCACTGCCCGGGAAACCATGCGTACCGCCCAAAAGCTGTATGAAGAGGGACTGATCACCTACATGCGTACAGACAGCCCCACCCTCAGCAGCGAAGCCATCTCAGGGGCCCGGGACACCGTGGAATCTCTTTACGGAAAGGAATACCTGAGCGACAAGCCCCGGCAGTACAGCAGCAAGGATGAAAGCGCCCAGGAAGCCCATGAGGCAATCCGTCCGGCGGGATCCCAGTTCACCCATCCTGATGAAACCGGACTGAGCGGCAAGGAAAAAGCGCTGTACGAGATCATCTGGAAGCGAACCCTGGCCACTCAGATGGCCGATGCCAAGAAATCCAGCACCACGGTGAAAATTCAGGCCGGAGACGCAGTCTTTCAGGCCAACGGAACCAAGATACTTTTTCCCGGCTTTCTGAAGCTCTATGTTGAAGGAAAGGATGATCCGGACGCAAAGAAAGAAGACCGGGAAGTAATCCTTCCTGACGTGAAGGAAGGAATGGGGTGCGAACTTCACGAAACCGAAAGCCTGTATCATGAGACCAAACCTCCGGCACGGTATACTGAAGCCAGCCTGATTCAAAACCTTGAAAAACAGGGGATCGGCAGACCCAGCACCTATTCCAGCATAATCAGTACCCTCTTCGACCGGGGATACATCAGAAAGATCGCCAATGCACTGGCTCCCACCTTCACCGGAATGGGTGTTATTCAGTTTCTGGAAAATAACTTCCACTACCTCATCGAATACGGATTTTCGTCGGAAATGGAGAGCACCCTGGACAGCATTGCTTCCGGCAACATGGACCGCCTCCAATACCTCAAGGATTTTTATTCCGGCAAGAACGGCATTCGCACCCGGGTGGATCAGCGGGAAGATGATATTAAGCCCGAGGAATCCCGGGTGATCAACCTCCCCCAGGCGGATAAAGATGTGGAGATACGCATCGGCAGATTCGGTCCCTATATTATTGCAAAGGACTCCGACGGTAATAAAATTAACGCATCAATTCCCGAGGAAATTGCTCCGGCGGACCTTACGAAAGAAGACATCGACGAGATTATTGAACTGCAGATTAAGGGACCCGAACCCCTTGGCGAGGACCCCGACAGCGGAGAACCGGTGTACTGCCTCATCGGCCGCTACGGTCCGTATGTGCAATTGGGACAGGTGACCGAGGAAGTCCCCAAACCCAAGCGTGCGGGAATCCCCAAGGGGCGCAGCCCCCGAGACGTCACCCTTGAAGAAGCTCTGAAGTATCTCAGCCTCCCCAGAACTCTGGGAGAACATCCGGAAAGCGGGAAGGAAGTGGTTGCCAATGTGGGACGCTTCGGTCCCTTCGTGGTTCATGACGGGGATTTCAGAAGCTTGAAAAAGGATGACGACGTCTACAGCATCGAACTGCCCCGGGCCCTGGAGATCCTGGCCGAGGAAAAATCCAGAGGACGGCAGCGGAGCAAGCTGATTCGTGAGCTCGGGGAATTCGACAAGAAAAAGGTTGCCCTGTACGACGGTAAATACGGGCCCTATATCAAATACGGTTCGAAAAACATATCTCTCCCGGATGAGAAAAAGACCGATGAAGCTCTGAAAGAACTGACCATCGAAGAGGCGGGAAAAATCATTAAGAAAAAATAG
- the sufB gene encoding Fe-S cluster assembly protein SufB: protein MSSEASTVQLDDYKYGFSFPDKSVFKTKKGLNEEIVKEISREKNEPQWMTDFRLQSLKAFQGKPMPNWGADLSDINFDEFVYYARSNEGGQQRSWDDLPQDIKETYDRLGIPEAEQKFLAGVGAQYDSEMVYHNIREDLEKQGVIFTSPEDAVLNHPELVKKFFGTIIPYNDNKFAALNSAVWSGGSFVYVPKGVKVDIPIQAYFRINSESFGQFERTLIIADEDSFVHYIEGCTAPIYSTESLHSAVVEIIALEGARVRYSTIQNWSNDIYNLVTKRAVAHKNAVVEWVDGNLGSKRTMKYPAIHLKGEGAHGEVLSIAFAGGKQEQDTGGKIVHAADNTSSMITSKSISKDGGISSYRGLIRVQEGVRNAKSNVVCDALILDPDSVSNTYPYMEIDSTDVSMEHEARVSKISEEQLFYLQSRGFSETEAAMMIVNGFLDPLVKQLPMEYAIELNRLIELEMEGSVG from the coding sequence ATGAGCAGTGAAGCAAGCACAGTCCAGTTGGACGATTATAAATATGGTTTTTCATTTCCTGACAAGTCTGTGTTCAAGACGAAAAAGGGACTGAACGAAGAGATTGTAAAGGAAATATCCCGGGAAAAAAACGAACCCCAGTGGATGACGGATTTTCGACTCCAGAGTCTCAAGGCGTTTCAGGGGAAACCCATGCCGAACTGGGGTGCGGATCTCAGCGATATCAATTTCGATGAGTTCGTCTATTACGCCCGGTCCAACGAGGGGGGGCAGCAGCGCAGCTGGGATGACCTTCCCCAGGATATCAAGGAGACCTACGACCGCCTTGGTATTCCCGAAGCTGAGCAGAAGTTTCTTGCAGGTGTGGGCGCCCAGTACGACTCCGAAATGGTGTATCACAACATCAGGGAAGACCTGGAAAAGCAGGGGGTTATTTTCACATCCCCCGAAGATGCGGTGCTGAACCATCCTGAACTGGTGAAAAAGTTCTTCGGTACCATTATTCCCTACAACGACAACAAGTTCGCAGCCCTCAATTCTGCGGTGTGGTCCGGCGGGAGTTTTGTCTATGTCCCCAAGGGGGTTAAGGTTGATATTCCCATCCAAGCCTACTTCCGGATTAACTCCGAAAGCTTCGGTCAGTTTGAGCGTACTTTGATTATTGCCGACGAAGACAGTTTCGTTCACTACATCGAAGGCTGTACCGCACCTATTTATTCCACGGAAAGTCTTCATTCCGCAGTGGTGGAGATCATTGCTCTTGAAGGGGCTCGGGTACGCTATTCCACCATTCAGAACTGGTCCAACGATATCTACAATCTGGTTACCAAGCGTGCAGTAGCCCATAAAAATGCGGTAGTGGAGTGGGTGGACGGAAACCTGGGTTCCAAGCGGACCATGAAATATCCCGCCATCCACCTGAAAGGGGAAGGTGCCCACGGCGAAGTTCTCTCAATCGCATTTGCCGGCGGCAAGCAGGAACAGGATACCGGGGGAAAGATTGTTCACGCCGCCGATAACACCAGCTCAATGATCACTTCCAAGTCCATATCCAAGGACGGGGGGATCAGTTCCTACCGGGGTCTGATCCGCGTTCAGGAAGGTGTGCGGAATGCCAAGAGCAATGTGGTGTGTGACGCCCTTATTCTGGACCCGGATTCTGTGAGCAACACCTATCCCTACATGGAAATTGATTCAACTGATGTTTCCATGGAACATGAGGCCAGGGTGAGCAAAATCTCTGAAGAGCAGCTTTTTTATCTGCAAAGCAGGGGATTTTCCGAGACGGAAGCGGCAATGATGATTGTAAACGGCTTTCTGGATCCACTGGTTAAACAGCTCCCCATGGAATATGCCATTGAGCTGAACAGACTCATTGAACTGGAGATGGAGGGGTCAGTAGGGTGA